One region of Peromyscus eremicus chromosome 4, PerEre_H2_v1, whole genome shotgun sequence genomic DNA includes:
- the LOC131908051 gene encoding dynein light chain roadblock-type 1-like, producing MKRLPSLKRVQENYCGEHRDIPIESVIDNPTTSQYANLMHNFILKSTMYEIEPQNDLIFFKICFTYTHNEIIVSPDKIIS from the coding sequence ATGAAGAGACTTCCCAGCCTGAAAAGAGTACAGGAGAACTATTGTGGTGAACACAGGGACATTCCCATTGAAAGTGTCATAGATAATCCTACTACCTCACAGTATGCCAACCTCATGCACAACTTCATCTTGAAGAGCACCATGTATGAAATTGAACCCCAGAATGATCTCATCTTCTTTAAAATTtgcttcacatacacacacaatgaaattatTGTTTCACCAGATAAGATTATTTCCTGA